The following DNA comes from Cucumis sativus cultivar 9930 chromosome 7, Cucumber_9930_V3, whole genome shotgun sequence.
TAGCCCCGGAAAGAGTGTTGTGACTGAGATCCAACAACAACTGTAGACTGGCCAGATTGCCAAACTCTATAGGAACGTTTCCTCCAAAGCTATTGCTTCTCAAGTTTAAATACAACAGCTTTGAGAGATCAGCTATTTGTTTTGGTATTGAGCCACTTAGTTTGTTGTCTGCTAGATCAATATATGATAGATCAGGCAAGGTTCCAATTTCTAGAGGTATATCTCCAGAAAGCTTGTTGCTGCTCAAATTAAGGTAGATCAAGGACTTCAAATTTCCAACTTCTTTGGGAATTTGTCCTGCAAGATTGTTGGAAGACAGGTCAAGAAAATGTAAGGGACTTGATTCTCCAAGTTCTGCTGGAATCTCTCCACTAATCTGGTTATCGGAGATCTTCAAGCTTTTGAGAAGTCGGCATCTCGCCCATTTGGGTGAAACTTCCCCATAGAAATCATTGTAACTAAGATCAATATAATCCAAGTTCGGATATATACCGAAATCTTCAGATATGTTTCCATGAAACTTGTTTCGATCGAGCCGAACCCGAGTTAGACTGGTGCAGTTCTTTAGGCCTTCAGGGACAGAACCACTGAAGTTGTTGTTACTAGCACAGAAGCAATGCAATAAACCTCCATGACACAGAGTTTGTGGTAGAGAGCCAGAGATGGTATTGTTTGAGAGGAAGAAATGAGTCAAGTTGGTGAGTTTGTTTATCTCTTTTGGCAGCACACCAGACAATTGATTTCCATAGAGGGACAACACTTTTAGACCAGAAATATCTCCTAAAGATGGCGGGATCAAACCGGTCAGATTGTTTAAATGCAACCGAAGCTCGACAAGAAACCTCAACTTTCCTAGCTTAGATGGGATTGAGCCAGACAGATGGTTGCTGCCAAGATTCAGAACTGAAAGGCTCCTCAAGTTTTGAATCGTCAACGGGATCGAACCCGAAAGAAGATTTCGTGAGAAGCTCAATGAAATAAGCTTCGCCAACCCTCCAATCTCCTTTGGTATGCCTCCTTCAAAGCCATTGTTGCTGAGGTTGAGCTTGATCAGTTCAGGAAGCTTACTGATCGAAGGAGGAATGGTCCCGAAAAGTTGGTTACCGTAGAGATCAAGAGTAAGGAGATTGGGGAATGATGAGAAGTTGAAATGTTCAAGAGTACCTATCAAGCCAATGTTTTTGAGAATGATATGATTCACAAGTTGAGCATTGTTGCAAGTAATGCCTTCCCAATTGCAAGGACTTGGATTTGGAAATGGGAGTAATTCCCATGAAGGAAGGAGAGCTTGAGAGCTGTTTTTAAGGCTAAACTTCCATTGAAGCAAAGCTTCAAGCTCTCCCTCTCTTTGTTGCTGTTGAATTGAAGAAGCAACATCAATggccaaatgaaaaatcagaaagatgaagaaaagatGTAGAACTGCCTTGAATTGCATCATCTAGAATTTCAAAAGCAGCATCAAATTCCTTGCTTAAATTGGTACtgcaaatttcaaaatatatgtgtgtgtgtgtgtgaagaAAATTGGCCAAACCCAAAAACTGAGAGATATTTCAACAGAACTGTTTCTTTTCCAACAACTGAAAGAGATTGTAGTGAAAGACAATATTTGGGTGATATTAGTTTCATCATTTCTCTTCAAGGACAGTGAGAGggatatttcaaatttccatTATGAAGAATGGGATTAGTCAAAGATACTTAACACATCACTCTTGAAATTGAAGTTAAAACTCATGGATTTATCTGGCATGGaataaagaaatgagaaggaaaaagaaaaatgtcaaatgaaGTAGTTTTCAAGAATATATAATGCCATACAAATggatttttattgtattttgtttgtgttgatttacatttcaaagtgGTCTTTACTTCACATGTGATTCAAAAGTCACTCCACATTTTGGCCTTGACTTTTCAAACTAAGCCTCTCTCATCATCAACAATACACGTAGGTGGCTTTGGTAGGACTTCATTTGTGGTCTCTTTATGTGGTGTTTTGCTCATCCTCCAAAGTgggaaaaatattattcttatatttgaaattggctaaatttaaaaaaaaaaaaaattacccaaaaatttgtttattagtaTCATTCATAGTTTATGATAAGACTTTTATCAATGTTTATATCAATAACGTTTacagtttaaaatttttgtatattttataaatattttaatttattatgctATATTagtatcatatttttttttactcacgatgtattttctctctttataaAAGCTCtttttatcttaaatattataatataaagaataaCTTCTTCTAGTCTTTGCCAAATCTTGAATTGTTAAAGTacttcttcaattttgaatagactaatgaaatatatttttttaaaaaagtgtctaaacaaataattatctaTGCCCCCACATGTGATGAGATCTAAAGATTACAATAATCATATAAACAATGTCTTATTTAGAAGATGACATCATGGGGGAAGAAAATGTATGCATCACAAAATTGAGGAAATATATGttatcataaatttgaaatatttttaaaaggtgcaaatcatttataaaatatacaaaatttcagTCAATTGTAACGACTATTTGTCAACATAACTAATAGACAATGATAAAAATCGATCAATGTATATCAatcataaatctaaaattttgttatacgagTGTTTAGATTgagttatatttgaaaataagggattaatttttttaatttttatatcaaattaaaaatctatttatgaATTGTTgatattgtaattaatataaactatTAGTGAGAGATTGATGTCAGGTGGTCCAATATAAATGTATCATGATTAATGATTGGTCATAAATCATGTTGTGAGTCCAATTTGCAAGGTTTGAGTCACATTTGTTCATACTTATTTAATaagatatatacataaaacaacatatatataaatttcaacattcaattttttatttaaataagttCGCTATAAAAACTCTTTACACctctaaatttcttatttagcaatttattttaaactaatgtTTTCCTAAATATTAAAGCTAAGTTTTCGAGactaaacataaaacaaataataatgaaaaaataaaaataaaaacaaataatttaatcaccatttttattttttattttttattttttatttaaaaattacaaaagaagataattccaaaaacaaaaacaaaattttaaaaattagctCTCCTTGGAagttaaaaaagttataatatcAAAGGAAGAGATTTAAGGTGAAAGTTGTTTGTAGCTTAATTTTCGAACATCCAAATCAAATTGAACcaaacattctttttttttttttaattttaacattatcCTTAAGTAATCAAGcttgcaaaaaaaatataatgggAAAACATCCAAAATTAACCAACTCCCATAGTTGAGTTGTCTTAACCCTCCAAAAATTacagaaaggaaagaaatgggACAAAGAAACTCACTTTTTAACTTCAATAAAGAtacaacaataaaaagaaaaccaacgGGTAAAAAATAACAACGTTTTTGTCCtaataatgatataatataatcaaattaaactgGAAAAAAGACCTACAACACAAATAGAACCCAAGGATGAATAAGCCATTCCCGCAAATTCACCATGTAGAATATCCCCATTCCCCAACCCGACACCTCTAATTGGTACTCAAATTTTACCCACCCCTTTGGAGGGAACGTTGCTTAAAATGAAccatcaaacaaaaaagaacgTAGATATCTtgcaaaaatcaaaatttcctGTCCAGTACCATTTACGAATGTTCTCATTTTATACggataaaaggaaaaacattGAAGTTTTCATCACAAAAGAAGTGGACAGAAAGATCAGATgggcaatatatatatatagaatctCTTCGTCCTGGTCTCCGTAGAATGGACTATGTagaatataacatatatatatatatatagaacttCTAAGCGGCACTAGTATCATGAGTTTAATCAATCGTAAAAAAGCAGTAGGCAAAAGGATCAGAGGGGCAATATTTCCAAGTTCAAAACCTAAACATAAAACAACATAATAAAGCAAGCACAGCCACCCCGTATTCACCAAACTCCGAAACAAAGTGAGCAATGGAACCGAATTAtgcaaatttataatttaattcttattaaataaattttcttacaGGAGAGATGTTAAGACATTTTATACATGCAGATCCCTTCCTATTTAAAGGAAATCAATCAAGCATCGATACAGCCATTGCCAAGCAACTGAAGCATCATTGCCAGCCTCACCCCCCCACAAGGGCAGCAACAGCCAATCGAACTCATGTCCTATCGTACATCAACAAACGTATCTGCTATCAAACAGCACAGCACCAATTGTGTAATCCGAAAGCTACAATACAGTCAGTCACCACATCAAGCAGCAAGAGATTGATCTAAATGTTTGGGATAGTAAATCTGTGAGTTTGAAGCCACCCCTTCAAATAACATAGAAAAACTATAAACTTATGTTACGATGGCTTAAAGTTCAAACCTGCAGCTAAATTTTCTTGAACCAACTTTCACCATTAAAATCAATCGATAACACCTCTCAAATGCATCATCAGCTATGTGTTAAAAAAATCGATCAACATAGGTGGGTCAAACCTATATATCAAGGCCTCTAGATCTCCTTGCGGGTGAAGTGCTTTCAAAACTTGGATAGACCAGAATGGATAATCAGGTCAAACATCAAATCCTAACGTATtatcaagtttttaaaaaacatttaaacgTGACCAAAAACCTTACCAACAATTCTATCCAGTGAATATTAGTTAAGAAACTTCCCACAGCAACATCATACTTCATAGACAATCATACTGATAAAGTCAGCAAACTGCTGCAACCAGCATCAAAGTCACGAACACCCATCTATCACATAGAAACAGCATCAACAGCCACAAAATCAACATCCGCCAATCAGGCGCCAGTCACTCTTACCCCGAACATAACTATAAAATCCAATAGAGGATTCATGATGAATAAGGATAgctcaaatatataaaaagaaaaaaagaaaatacaggaaaagaaaaagacaccACGATTGCTCAAAACAAAGTAGTACTGGTACTACAGAGTAGAGAAACAGAAATATAAAGGAAGAACATGTCCCAAAGCTATAACCTATGACTGGAAATAAGGATACAGACTGCAGAGGTAAAAAGTATCAAACTGATACAAGATAGTAGATAGGAACATGAAGCTCAATATATGAGAATTGAACACCATAGGAAAGTCCTACCAAAACTAGAATTTATAGTCtgataacatttttaatcaaCAAGTCCTCAAAGCATTCATTCCTGCACTGTTTGGTTATGTCCACAGTTCTCCTCCCATCCGTATTCACTTCTGTCAATATTAAGCAAGTGAACAGTTAACTACTTAAACCAAGTCTAGtctaatcataaaaaataagtcATAAAGCAACTCACATCATCTGAATTTTGTGGTGATGGGCTTCGTGAATCAGCAGGTCGACCTCTTGGTGAAACACTCCTAGAAGTTGGAGACCTTCCAACACCATTACCATTTCTTTCAGGACTTTCTTCCCTGGGAGATGGACTCCTTCGAGGAGAGAGGCTCCTTCGAGGAGATGGACTCCTTCTTGGACTAGGGCTTCGTCTACCAGGAGAACCACTGTAATATACGAAACAATGACACtgtttagaaacaaaattccCCAATCCCCACTTTTACCCAACAAGATAAAGATTATTAGT
Coding sequences within:
- the LOC101203457 gene encoding MDIS1-interacting receptor like kinase 2; protein product: MMQFKAVLHLFFIFLIFHLAIDVASSIQQQQREGELEALLQWKFSLKNSSQALLPSWELLPFPNPSPCNWEGITCNNAQLVNHIILKNIGLIGTLEHFNFSSFPNLLTLDLYGNQLFGTIPPSISKLPELIKLNLSNNGFEGGIPKEIGGLAKLISLSFSRNLLSGSIPLTIQNLRSLSVLNLGSNHLSGSIPSKLGKLRFLVELRLHLNNLTGLIPPSLGDISGLKVLSLYGNQLSGVLPKEINKLTNLTHFFLSNNTISGSLPQTLCHGGLLHCFCASNNNFSGSVPEGLKNCTSLTRVRLDRNKFHGNISEDFGIYPNLDYIDLSYNDFYGEVSPKWARCRLLKSLKISDNQISGEIPAELGESSPLHFLDLSSNNLAGQIPKEVGNLKSLIYLNLSSNKLSGDIPLEIGTLPDLSYIDLADNKLSGSIPKQIADLSKLLYLNLRSNSFGGNVPIEFGNLASLQLLLDLSHNTLSGAIPPQLANLVKLEVLNLSHNHLSGSIPSAFDQMRSLRLVDLSYNDLEGPIPESKAFEEASAESFENNKALCGNQTSLKNCPVHVKDKKAAISSLALILILSFSVLVIGLWISIGFVCALKRSERRKKVEVRDLHNGDLFSIWSYDGKLVYGDISEATEGFDDKHCIGVGGHGSVYKAKLSTGQVVAVKKLHSVHHSKLENQRASESEISALTKIRHRNIVKLYGFCFHSRQSLLVYEYLERGNLANMLSNEELAKELNWMRRINVVKGIANALNYMHHDCVPPIIHRDISSNNILLDTNHEAHISDFGTARLVDIGSTTWTATAGTYGYIAPELAYTTKVTPKCDVYSFGVVTLETIMGHHPGELIYALSTTLSSLESLNNVESFQLKDIIDKRLPIPTAQVAEEILTMTKLALACINVNPQFRPTMKNAAQDLSTPRPALLDLFSSITLGRLVNLDDSQEGKNPFDST